DNA from Helicobacter pylori:
TGTTAGCCAAAATGCATTGTAATCCAACAGCGATTTATTATTGCGGAAACAAGCAAGACACACAAAACACCAATACAAAAGAGATAAAATTCCTAAGTGCAAAAAGTCATGATTTTGGGAAAGAAATGGACTCTATAAGTGTTGAACTTTCAAACTCTAATACTTTTATTCAATCTCTTTTAAAATTAGGGTCTTTTTTGCATGGAAAAACTATTGAGTCTCTTAATAATCCAACAAACTATCCGCCAATTAATTTGGTAGTTACTCCAGCTTTGGCACCTTGGAAAACAACGGTGGAGATAGAGGAGCATAGAAAAAATATAACATTTGACCACTATAGGCAAAGCTCTGCACAAAACATTAAAATCAATGAAATTGCTAATGATTTAAACAGCTCTTATAATATCAATCCTAACCTAAAGAATTATCTCAAAGACAGTAGTATCCCAAAAATTTTTCTTATGCTTTTCATCTTTTTTTACTAGTAATGATAATAATTTGTCTGTTCATATAGGTTGCGAGTGTGTTAATATATATTTTAAATTAACAGAATTTGATCGTGATGATAAAAAATATTACAATCGTATTGTTTTTGAATTTAAATATGATTTAAATGAAGAAGACAAACAATATTTGATTGAATTTGTTCCCATAAAATACAACAATAATCTATCTTATTTCCCAAAAGAAGAAAATCAATTTAAAAAAAAGGTTTAACACCACTAATTCTTAAAGCCTTTGAGCATAACCATATAAAAGTGAAACATAGGGAAAAAGAATTAGAAATTCTATTTTTTGAAAATAAACAAGAGCTTTATAACTCTATTAATAAACCATAAATGAAGCACCCCCTAGAAAAGTTAAAAGACCCTGTAGAAAATCTTTTGCTATGGATTGGGCGCTTTTTGAGGACGACTAAAATCATTTTTTCATCATTTGGGAATGGTTTTAATTCTTGTGCTAAAATCAGCCTTTAAGGGTTTTGTTTTTACAAATAAATTAAAAGAGGTGTTGGATGTTATTGAATTATGATTTTTTAGAATTTGAAAATGATGAAAAAGTTAGAGTGATAGACGATAAGTTGTGTGTAAATATTTTAGATTTTTTTGGCATTGGCGATGAGAACGATAAGATTTTTCTTGGCGATGAAATCTCTAATATTAAGGACAACCCTACTGAAGCTTATGCCGCTGAAGTTTATGCAATTGAGGGTGCTAAGCTTAATGGAGTGTATGAGAAAATTAGGAGCGGACTACCTTTTGGGATTATCTCAGCGTTCAGACCTTTTAAAGGAGTTTTTACAAAGGATTTTACTGATGAAGAGCAAAAAGTGCTTATAAAAGCAGCTAAAAGCGATTCTTTAACTAGGGATTTCCTTAGAGAAAATGATGGCATTTATAGAAAACTCTGTAATTGTAAAACGTTCAATAAAGCTTTTGTGGATAAATTCACAACAGATAAGAGCAAAGCGACAATGAAAGATTTCATGTCTACTAGCGACTATGCGCAAGAAACACAACGCCTAAAATCTTTTTTAGATGGAAAGCGTGATTTTCTTGGTTATATTCAAGCGATTGGTTATTGGAAAGAAGAGATAGAAAACGATATTTTACCTAACAAAGGAATAAGTTTTTTTGTATTTCAAAACGAGCCAAGCAAGACATTCAATTTAAGAAATTATTTGTTGTTATTGGCAAGATTGTTTGATCAAGAGGCGATCTGTTATTGTAAAAACGCCATTCATGATAAAGAAAACACTTATAAGGTAGAATTGGTGAGTGCTTTATTTGGTGATTTTAATGAGGTGTGGGCTGAGTTCTCAGATATTACATTCTCAGTGCCTAGTCAATTACCGCAATCTCTCGCACGCTTAAAAAATAAGGTAGTTGCATTCTTTTCAAAACAGCTTGGTGGCAGTTGTGGTATGAATTTTAAGGAAATTGATAAGGTTCAAATAAAAGCGACATGCATGCCTAATATTGTTATTGGGGCATTTGAAGACGACATAAAATTATCTATTAAGCATAGTCAGTGGCGCGGTTATCCTAAAGTTTTTGATATTGAAAAGATAGAGAGCATAGAAAGAGAAGTTATTGAAGAGAGAACAACATAAAATAGGTTCGGCACAGAACCTTAAAATCAATCAAATTGCTGATGATTTAAAACAAGGTGAGGTAGTTAGTCATAAACTTATTGCGAACGCACTTATAACGCAAAAAGCGCCCAGCAATACATCGCATGATGACGATTTAGATCAGTTTAAAACCCCTAAATGAAACACCCCCTAGAAGAATTAAAAGACCCTATAGAAAATCTTTTGCTATGGATTGGGCGCTTTTTGCGTTACAAATGCACAAGCCTGTCTAATTCCCAAGTGAAAGATCAAAACAAGGTTTTTGAATGCTTGAACGAATTCAATCATGCATTCATCAGCTCAAGCCAATTGGAAAAAGTTTGCAAAAAAGCCCGTAATGCCGGATTACTAGGGATCAACACCTACGCATTGCCCCTACTCAAATTTCATGAATATTTTAGCAAAGCCAGACTGATAACCGAAAGGCTTGCTTTTAATTCGCTCAAAAGCATAGACGAAGTCATGTTGGCTGAATTTTTAAGTATTTATACCGGGGGTTTGAGTTTAGCCACCAAGAAAAATTACCGGATCGCCCTACTAGGGCTTTTTAGCTATATAGACAAGCAAAATCAAGATGAAAATGAAAAATCTTATATCTATAATATCACGCTTAAAAACATCAGCGGAGCGAATCAAAGCGCAGGCAACAAGCTCCCTACTCATTTAAACAATGAAGAATTAGAAAAATTTTTAGAGAGTATTGATAGAATAGAGATGTCCGCTAAAGTGCGCGCACGAAACCGCCTGCTCATTAAAATCATCGTTTTTACAGGCATGCGTTCCAATGAAGCCTTACAGCTTAAAATAAAGGATTTCACTTTAGAAAATGGCTGTTATACGATTTTGATTAAAGGCAAGGGCGATAAATACAGAGCGGTGATGCTCAAAGCTTTCCACATTGAGAGCCTTTTGAAAGAATGGCTCACAGAAAGGGAATTGTATCCTGTTAAAAACGATTTATTGTTTTGCAACCAAAAAGGCAGTGCTTTAACGCAAGCTTATTTGTATAAGCAAGTGGAGCGCATCATCAATTTTGCCGGACTCAGGCGGGAGAAAAATGGGGCACACATGTTAAGGCACTCTTTTGCGACCTTGCTTTATCAAAAACGCCATGATTTGATTTTAGTCCAAGAAGCTCTAGGGCATGCGAGCTTGAACACGAGCAGGATTTACACGCATTTTGACAAACAGCGTTTAAAAGAAGCGGCGAGCATTTGGGAAGAAAAATAAAAACACCCCCCTACTCCCTTAAGAAAATCATTTTTACCATAAAACAACTAAAACCCCCATTTTTTAAGAAATTAAAAAATTTTTAGCTCGCTCATTTAAAATTTTGCTTTCAAATTCTAACAGCCACTTTTTGACTTCTATGCCCCCATTATACCCCCCTAAAGCGCCATTTTTACGCACCACTCTATGACAAGGCACGATCAAAGAAATAGGGTTATTGCGGTTAGCGTTGCCAATAGCTCTGCAAGATTTAGGGTTATTAATGAGTTTTGCGATTTCATCGTAACTTTTTGTTTTACCATAAGGAATAGTCATTAACGCAGACCAAACTTGTTTTTGAAAAAAAGTCCCTATCAAATCTAAAGGCGCATCAAATTCAAAAAGTTGTCCCAAAAAATAGCGCTCTAAGGCTTGAACGCTGAGTTTTAATGGGGCATTCATAGGGGTGTTATGAGAAAAATTGGTCGCATCAAAATCCAATCTCAATAAATGGCTCTCATTAGCGCACAAATGCAAATACTCTAAAGGGAAACTCTTAGGGGTCTTAAAATAGTAGTGGTATAAAACCATCAAAAAAAGATTTTGTATAAAACAATCAATAGCGACAAACCATACACCCCTAAAATCAAAGCTTTATGCATCTTTTCATTCAAAAGCCCCATGATCCATTTAATCCCAATACTCACGCCCATAACTGAGCCTAAGCCCACAATCGCCCCTGCTAAAAGCACTTCTTGATTGATGATGTGGTGATATATTAAAGAAAAAGCTCCTGAAATGGAAGAAAACAAGATGAAAAATAGCCCTAACGCCACGCATTTTTTAGAATCATACCCTAAAAAATAATGCATCAAAGGCACCATGAGCATCCCCCCACCAATCCCTAAAGTGATAGCAAAAAATCCTGTGAGCGCGCCAATTAAAACTAGTTTCAAACCTTGCAAATGGTAGCGTTTGGTATCTGTTATCAAATCTTTTTTTTTGGGTTTTAGAACAAATTGGATCATAGAATACACGACTAAAAGCGCGAAAATAACCATTAAAATTTTACTGGAAACGATTTTTAAAATGAAACCGCTAAAACTCGCCCCTATCAGCCCTCCTGCCCCTATCAACAAGCCTAAAGAAAAATCAAGCGATTTTTTTTTGAAATTCAAAACAGAGCCAACGAACGATGAAAGAACCATTTGCAAAATGGAAATGCCGATGGATTCTTCAAAAGAATGCCCGGTTGCGAGCATGATAGGGACAATGATCATCCCCCCACCAATGCCAAAAATCCCTGATAGAATGCCAGTAAAAAGCCCTATCGTTATGTATAACGCATAAATATCCATAAAAACCCTTAAAAAAGTAAAACCCCCTCTATTAAAACCCCTCTAAAAGAAAATTAAAAATAATCCTATTCTAATCAAACACCAATAACCAAACTCCCTAAACAACGCTTTTAAAAGTCATGCTTTTATTGGTCTGTTTTGTTTTTGCAACACAAAGCATGCGAATCATCATTGGGTTCGCTAATAGAGAGGTTTCTTAATTCATAAGCCAATTTAATAGACGCCGCAGCGTCATCCAAGCCAAACCCCCCTTGAGCTAAAATCTGTTTGTAGCTTTCTATATACAGATTATCAAAGCTTTGCGTGAGATTGACTTCTTCGCCCTCT
Protein-coding regions in this window:
- the xerH gene encoding tyrosine recombinase XerH gives rise to the protein MKHPLEELKDPIENLLLWIGRFLRYKCTSLSNSQVKDQNKVFECLNEFNHAFISSSQLEKVCKKARNAGLLGINTYALPLLKFHEYFSKARLITERLAFNSLKSIDEVMLAEFLSIYTGGLSLATKKNYRIALLGLFSYIDKQNQDENEKSYIYNITLKNISGANQSAGNKLPTHLNNEELEKFLESIDRIEMSAKVRARNRLLIKIIVFTGMRSNEALQLKIKDFTLENGCYTILIKGKGDKYRAVMLKAFHIESLLKEWLTERELYPVKNDLLFCNQKGSALTQAYLYKQVERIINFAGLRREKNGAHMLRHSFATLLYQKRHDLILVQEALGHASLNTSRIYTHFDKQRLKEAASIWEEK
- a CDS encoding methylated-DNA--[protein]-cysteine S-methyltransferase, with product MVLYHYYFKTPKSFPLEYLHLCANESHLLRLDFDATNFSHNTPMNAPLKLSVQALERYFLGQLFEFDAPLDLIGTFFQKQVWSALMTIPYGKTKSYDEIAKLINNPKSCRAIGNANRNNPISLIVPCHRVVRKNGALGGYNGGIEVKKWLLEFESKILNERAKNFLIS
- a CDS encoding sulfite exporter TauE/SafE family protein; protein product: MDIYALYITIGLFTGILSGIFGIGGGMIIVPIMLATGHSFEESIGISILQMVLSSFVGSVLNFKKKSLDFSLGLLIGAGGLIGASFSGFILKIVSSKILMVIFALLVVYSMIQFVLKPKKKDLITDTKRYHLQGLKLVLIGALTGFFAITLGIGGGMLMVPLMHYFLGYDSKKCVALGLFFILFSSISGAFSLIYHHIINQEVLLAGAIVGLGSVMGVSIGIKWIMGLLNEKMHKALILGVYGLSLLIVLYKIFF